From the Sandaracinaceae bacterium genome, one window contains:
- a CDS encoding DUF692 domain-containing protein, translated as MTRAQEGVSGVGIGLRMGNSEALLAALPREVRWVEVHPENYIERGGRFARILERAREAWPVVTHGLTMCFGALEPCDPRYQRELRSFLRDLEVSWHSDHACFGSVDGVFAHDLLPLPFTDEAVAVVSQRISEAQDALGLPVALENVSYYAPMGADPLAEVDFLNEILSRTGAKLLLDVNNVYVNSQNFGFDARAWIDRVPADRVVQMHVAGHLVREDGLRIDTHGEPVPEGVYSLLEHTLRRTGDKPILLERDNNIPPLEEQLDELRRLAAIVERVRASALVGTSAGVTP; from the coding sequence ATGACGCGAGCACAAGAAGGCGTGAGCGGGGTCGGCATCGGCCTCCGCATGGGCAACTCCGAGGCGCTGCTGGCCGCGCTCCCGCGCGAGGTGCGCTGGGTGGAGGTGCACCCCGAGAATTACATCGAGCGCGGTGGCCGCTTCGCCCGCATCCTCGAGCGCGCCCGCGAGGCCTGGCCGGTGGTGACCCACGGCCTGACCATGTGCTTCGGTGCCCTCGAGCCCTGCGACCCGCGCTACCAGCGTGAGCTGCGCAGCTTCCTGCGAGACCTCGAGGTGTCCTGGCACTCGGACCACGCCTGCTTCGGCTCCGTGGACGGCGTGTTCGCCCACGACCTCCTGCCGCTGCCCTTCACGGACGAGGCCGTGGCCGTGGTCAGCCAGCGCATCTCGGAGGCGCAAGACGCGCTGGGCTTGCCCGTGGCGCTCGAGAACGTGAGCTATTACGCGCCCATGGGGGCCGACCCGCTGGCCGAGGTGGACTTCCTCAACGAGATCCTCAGCCGCACGGGCGCCAAGCTGCTGTTGGACGTGAACAACGTGTACGTGAACAGCCAGAACTTCGGCTTCGACGCGCGCGCCTGGATCGACCGCGTGCCGGCCGACCGCGTAGTGCAGATGCACGTGGCCGGCCACCTGGTGCGCGAGGACGGCCTGCGCATCGACACGCACGGCGAGCCCGTGCCCGAGGGCGTCTACTCTCTGCTGGAGCACACGCTGCGCCGCACGGGCGACAAGCCCATCCTGCTCGAGCGCGACAACAACATCCCGCCCCTCGAGGAGCAGCTGGACGAGCTGCGGCGGCTGGCGGCCATCGTCGAGCGCGTGCGCGCGTCTGCCCTGGTGGGCACTTCCGCAGGGGTCACGCCATGA
- a CDS encoding putative DNA-binding domain-containing protein translates to MTGPAELSLRAYQETALRVFFSREPSADDLVALGSPERFGVYRKMVRHRLDKVVRAALPRTLQELGEDETSALITAFFDEAPPRTRWFREVPEHFGAFALARFGGSSPAHLRELCEFELARWTVQHLESEPATSVVALDFALPPVTTPALRRLRVQHRVDLRGTPPRMEPANLAVYRRLDDKPATWVLNDIAAALLDAFVDGQGSLAERVQAVTRARDVAIDATFLERLSALLADFLERGVLLGSAQPVPTGETGD, encoded by the coding sequence ATGACGGGCCCAGCCGAGCTGAGCCTGCGGGCCTATCAAGAGACCGCGCTGCGCGTGTTCTTCAGCCGCGAGCCGAGCGCGGACGACCTCGTGGCGCTGGGCTCGCCCGAGCGCTTCGGCGTGTACCGCAAGATGGTGCGGCACCGCCTCGACAAGGTGGTGCGCGCCGCGCTGCCGCGCACGCTGCAGGAGCTCGGTGAAGACGAGACGAGTGCGCTGATCACGGCCTTCTTCGACGAGGCCCCGCCGCGCACGCGCTGGTTCCGCGAGGTGCCCGAGCACTTCGGGGCGTTCGCGCTCGCGCGCTTCGGCGGCAGCAGCCCCGCCCACCTGCGTGAGCTGTGTGAGTTCGAGTTGGCGCGCTGGACGGTGCAGCACCTCGAGTCCGAGCCGGCCACGTCCGTGGTGGCGCTCGACTTCGCGCTGCCGCCGGTGACCACGCCTGCGCTGCGCCGCCTGCGCGTGCAGCACCGCGTGGATCTGCGCGGCACCCCCCCGCGCATGGAGCCCGCCAACCTGGCGGTCTATCGGCGCCTCGACGACAAGCCCGCCACCTGGGTGCTCAACGACATCGCCGCCGCGCTACTGGACGCCTTCGTGGACGGCCAGGGCTCGCTGGCCGAGCGTGTGCAGGCGGTCACCCGCGCGCGCGACGTGGCCATCGACGCCACCTTCCTCGAGCGGCTCTCGGCGCTGCTGGCCGACTTCCTCGAGCGTGGTGTGCTGCTGGGCTCGGCTCAGCCCGTGCCCACGGGCGAGACGGGGGACTGA
- the cls gene encoding cardiolipin synthase codes for MFSLDLPPGIVAVLTALQVMWIIASSVYILLERRSPQATIAWIATFAVLPLLGFLIYLFLGPRRFDRRKRRRRRARKVVRGQHAGPERCELPGPAAEHASTVALLENAVGDAAVLRWADVDLLLSGKEKYAALEDALRHASSKILLEYYIWEPDRTGTRVRDILAERARAGVQVKVIVDGLGSSGAGSKFWAPVRAAGGEVRHFNGVNWSNWRPTMTNFRTHRKIAVIDGHIGFTGGMNLTEHHTEEFAGPSAWRDTHLRLSGTAVEGLAAVFYEDWQYAGGDAPALMQTPTVKSPIKADFQDVPVQIVSSGPDENVSAIHKLFFSVMTGARRRIQLTTPYFVPDEPIMQALIVAAMRGVPVDLLLPASGDQPFVAAAARSYYPELLAAGVHIFELSEPVLHSKTLLVDDIAIIGTANMDNRSFRLNFEVVAVMYDQRVAAQLADAFAADVAKSVRLDEATLNADPLRRRLLAAVARLFSPML; via the coding sequence GTGTTCAGCCTGGACCTGCCGCCCGGCATCGTGGCGGTGCTGACGGCGCTCCAGGTCATGTGGATCATCGCGTCCAGCGTGTACATCCTGCTGGAGCGCCGGTCTCCGCAGGCCACCATCGCGTGGATCGCCACGTTCGCGGTGCTGCCGCTGCTGGGGTTCCTGATCTACCTGTTTCTCGGCCCGCGGCGCTTCGACCGGCGCAAGCGGCGGAGGCGGCGCGCCCGCAAGGTGGTACGCGGCCAGCACGCGGGGCCGGAGCGCTGCGAGCTGCCCGGGCCCGCCGCCGAGCACGCCTCCACCGTGGCGCTGCTCGAGAACGCCGTGGGCGACGCCGCAGTGCTGCGCTGGGCCGACGTGGACCTCCTGCTCAGCGGCAAGGAGAAGTACGCCGCGCTCGAGGACGCGCTGCGCCATGCCAGCTCGAAGATCCTGCTGGAGTACTACATCTGGGAGCCGGACCGCACCGGGACACGGGTCCGCGACATCCTAGCGGAGCGGGCCCGCGCCGGCGTGCAGGTGAAGGTGATCGTGGACGGCCTCGGGTCCAGCGGGGCGGGCAGCAAGTTCTGGGCGCCCGTGCGCGCGGCCGGCGGCGAGGTGCGTCACTTCAACGGTGTGAACTGGTCCAACTGGCGGCCCACCATGACCAACTTCCGCACGCACCGGAAGATCGCGGTCATCGACGGTCACATCGGCTTCACGGGCGGCATGAACCTCACCGAGCACCACACCGAGGAGTTCGCCGGGCCCAGCGCCTGGCGCGACACGCACCTGCGCCTCTCGGGCACCGCGGTGGAGGGCCTGGCGGCAGTGTTCTACGAAGACTGGCAGTACGCCGGCGGAGACGCGCCTGCGCTCATGCAGACGCCCACCGTGAAGTCGCCCATCAAGGCCGACTTCCAAGACGTGCCCGTGCAGATCGTGTCCTCGGGGCCCGACGAGAACGTCAGCGCCATCCACAAGCTTTTCTTCTCGGTCATGACGGGCGCGCGCCGCCGCATCCAGCTGACCACGCCCTACTTCGTGCCCGACGAGCCCATCATGCAAGCGCTCATCGTGGCGGCCATGCGCGGCGTGCCGGTGGACCTGTTGCTGCCTGCCAGCGGTGACCAGCCCTTCGTGGCGGCGGCGGCGCGCAGCTACTACCCGGAGCTGCTGGCGGCCGGCGTGCACATCTTCGAGCTCAGCGAGCCCGTGTTGCACTCGAAGACCCTGCTGGTGGACGACATCGCCATCATCGGCACCGCCAACATGGACAACCGCAGCTTCCGGCTCAACTTCGAGGTGGTGGCGGTCATGTACGACCAGCGCGTGGCCGCCCAGCTGGCCGACGCGTTCGCGGCCGACGTGGCCAAGAGCGTGCGCCTCGACGAGGCCACGTTGAACGCCGATCCGCTGCGCAGGCGCTTGCTGGCGGCGGTGGCGCGGCTGTTCTCGCCGATGTTGTGA
- a CDS encoding type II toxin-antitoxin system prevent-host-death family antitoxin — protein sequence MPKPKTYGAEEARTHLPELLERAHRGERSVITKRGKPYAEVVPVGSHAGKPRLAFLSLAGSGSGLWGSSSRETIKRLRDEWE from the coding sequence ATGCCGAAGCCGAAGACCTACGGAGCCGAGGAAGCGCGCACGCACCTGCCGGAGCTGCTCGAGCGCGCGCATCGCGGCGAGCGCAGCGTCATCACGAAGCGCGGCAAGCCCTACGCGGAGGTCGTGCCCGTGGGCAGCCACGCGGGGAAGCCCCGGCTCGCGTTCCTGTCGCTGGCCGGATCCGGGAGTGGTCTGTGGGGGAGTTCCTCGCGCGAGACCATCAAGCGCTTGCGGGACGAGTGGGAGTGA
- a CDS encoding PIN domain-containing protein, with product MGVTLATQVPDGATVLIDTNPIIYLLEGNPLGEPFRSIFEAVDRGRIAAMVTPITIAEVVTGPLKAGKEALAERYRRTLTQNPGWSLRAIDADIAVLAARLRLRHALKLPDAMQLAAALEAGCHALVTHDRDFASVTDMPIIGLGRRRG from the coding sequence GTGGGAGTGACGCTGGCCACACAGGTGCCGGACGGCGCCACGGTGTTGATCGACACCAACCCGATCATCTACCTGCTGGAGGGCAACCCCCTCGGGGAGCCGTTTCGGTCGATCTTCGAGGCGGTCGATCGCGGGCGGATCGCCGCGATGGTGACGCCCATCACCATCGCGGAGGTGGTCACAGGGCCTCTGAAAGCAGGCAAAGAGGCGCTGGCAGAGCGATACCGGCGAACGCTCACGCAGAACCCGGGCTGGAGCTTGCGCGCTATCGATGCCGACATTGCGGTGCTGGCGGCCCGACTTCGACTCCGTCATGCGTTGAAGCTCCCCGACGCCATGCAGCTCGCGGCGGCACTGGAAGCGGGCTGCCACGCGCTGGTCACGCACGACCGCGACTTCGCGAGCGTGACGGACATGCCGATCATCGGCCTGGGGCGGCGACGAGGCTGA
- a CDS encoding DUF2403 domain-containing lipoprotein has product MTGRARLTPLLLCVLLQAPGCGGPDSMTPRDSGSAVDANLPPVGGGLGAATFTNGELDAPSHGGTITFQDIGAAGWYPSRRDPEEGGCNAFESDTCCLERREVTSNALTPWDEDLILTLRGPLQIKQLAVYQPSGGEGAWSLVSAWDARSPGSADGIAFRGNDTETDGFSGAVGTECLVDVSTDRVFPCGAGSSPFCPASADVRYHGWSGSKLFVLLARMPHAGEVTAGTPCSDTTDGNWYDAPWLGLSLGELVRAGAFSGCQCYAKNPDEWWLGDGCGQFNVFEVVNDNNEFRNLDLFSTNFFGYAGYVGEGPCGSACDVSGLAGAVDLIDKDTHEEATAGALASPSGGPGAAFRRPTEGFRYFVIHLDVASRSVQLAIVHPEAVPAGIAPLLPSLPASVPASTISALLGLRLPE; this is encoded by the coding sequence ATGACCGGCCGCGCTCGCCTCACGCCTCTGCTCCTGTGCGTGCTCCTGCAGGCACCCGGCTGCGGAGGGCCCGACAGCATGACGCCGCGTGACAGCGGCTCGGCCGTGGACGCCAACTTGCCTCCCGTGGGCGGTGGCCTCGGCGCCGCCACCTTCACGAACGGCGAGCTCGACGCGCCCTCGCACGGGGGCACCATCACGTTCCAAGACATCGGTGCGGCGGGCTGGTACCCGAGCCGGCGCGACCCGGAGGAGGGCGGCTGCAACGCCTTCGAGAGCGACACCTGCTGCCTCGAGCGCCGCGAGGTCACGAGCAACGCGCTCACGCCGTGGGACGAGGACCTGATCCTCACGCTGCGCGGTCCACTGCAGATCAAGCAGCTGGCCGTCTATCAGCCCAGCGGCGGAGAAGGCGCATGGTCGCTCGTGTCCGCGTGGGACGCGCGCAGCCCCGGGAGCGCGGACGGCATCGCGTTCCGTGGCAACGACACCGAGACGGACGGCTTCAGCGGAGCCGTGGGGACCGAGTGCTTGGTGGACGTCTCCACCGACCGCGTGTTCCCGTGTGGCGCGGGCAGCAGCCCCTTCTGCCCCGCCTCGGCCGACGTGCGCTACCACGGCTGGTCGGGCTCGAAGCTCTTCGTGCTGCTCGCGCGCATGCCGCACGCCGGCGAAGTCACCGCGGGGACACCGTGCTCCGACACCACCGACGGCAACTGGTACGACGCGCCGTGGCTCGGCCTGAGCCTCGGCGAGCTGGTGCGCGCCGGCGCGTTCTCGGGCTGCCAGTGCTACGCGAAGAACCCGGACGAGTGGTGGCTGGGCGACGGCTGCGGGCAGTTCAACGTGTTCGAGGTGGTCAACGACAACAACGAGTTCCGCAACCTCGACCTCTTCAGCACCAACTTCTTCGGCTACGCCGGCTACGTGGGCGAGGGCCCGTGCGGCTCGGCGTGCGACGTCTCGGGGCTCGCCGGAGCGGTGGACCTGATCGACAAGGACACGCACGAGGAGGCCACCGCCGGCGCGCTCGCGTCTCCCAGCGGCGGCCCGGGCGCGGCCTTCCGGCGCCCCACCGAGGGCTTCCGCTACTTCGTCATCCACCTCGACGTCGCCTCACGCTCGGTGCAGCTCGCCATCGTGCACCCCGAAGCGGTTCCGGCTGGCATCGCCCCGCTGCTGCCCAGCCTGCCGGCCAGCGTGCCCGCCAGCACCATCAGCGCGCTGCTCGGGCTGCGCCTTCCAGAGTGA
- a CDS encoding dioxygenase, whose protein sequence is MATEFQFTRRGFLWVALGTLAGACGTRREGAPASDATAATQDGTVLCGAPTGADIEGPYYVAGSLETATLGPGALTLRGAVMDARCQPLPGAMVDVWQADETGAYANDRYRAKQRAGADGSYQFQTTKPGNYLNGPQYRPAHIHLKASAPGFRSLTTQLYFPDDPYNGIDPWFEAARLVSMESGAAARFDVVLAPV, encoded by the coding sequence ATGGCCACCGAGTTCCAGTTCACGCGACGCGGGTTCCTGTGGGTCGCGCTCGGCACGCTCGCCGGGGCGTGCGGCACGCGACGCGAGGGCGCTCCAGCGTCGGACGCCACGGCAGCCACGCAAGACGGAACCGTGCTGTGTGGGGCCCCGACGGGCGCCGACATCGAGGGGCCCTACTACGTGGCGGGCTCGCTCGAGACCGCCACCCTCGGCCCGGGCGCACTCACCCTGCGGGGCGCCGTCATGGACGCGCGCTGCCAGCCACTGCCGGGCGCCATGGTGGACGTGTGGCAAGCCGACGAGACAGGCGCGTACGCCAACGACCGCTACCGCGCCAAGCAGCGGGCGGGCGCGGACGGGAGCTACCAGTTCCAGACCACCAAGCCGGGGAACTACCTCAATGGGCCGCAGTACCGTCCTGCGCACATCCACCTGAAGGCTTCAGCGCCGGGCTTCCGGTCGCTCACCACGCAGCTGTACTTCCCCGACGACCCGTACAACGGCATCGACCCGTGGTTCGAGGCAGCGCGCCTGGTGTCCATGGAGTCCGGCGCGGCGGCTCGCTTCGACGTGGTGCTCGCGCCCGTCTAG
- the greB gene encoding transcription elongation factor GreB yields MGQRRPKPEEPRSGYITSEGYARMSEEFEQLYRVERPKVVKGVAVAAAEGDRSENAEYIYGKKKLREIDRRLRHLGQRLNAVTVVEPNEDRDDGKVYFGAWVRLESETGEQLVLRIVGPDEFDGKRGFISMDSPVAKAILRREEGDLVKVERPRGTTTFEIVEVSYRPLT; encoded by the coding sequence ATGGGACAACGACGACCCAAGCCCGAGGAGCCACGCTCGGGCTACATCACCAGCGAGGGCTACGCCCGCATGAGCGAGGAGTTCGAGCAGCTCTACCGCGTGGAGCGCCCGAAGGTGGTCAAGGGCGTGGCCGTGGCCGCCGCCGAGGGTGACCGCTCCGAGAACGCCGAGTACATCTACGGCAAGAAGAAGCTGCGCGAGATCGACCGTCGCCTACGCCACCTGGGCCAGCGCCTCAACGCGGTCACGGTGGTGGAGCCCAACGAAGACCGCGACGACGGCAAGGTCTACTTCGGCGCCTGGGTGCGCCTCGAGAGCGAGACCGGCGAACAGCTCGTCCTCCGCATCGTGGGCCCCGACGAGTTCGACGGGAAGCGCGGCTTCATCAGCATGGACTCGCCTGTCGCCAAGGCGATCCTGCGAAGGGAAGAGGGCGATTTGGTGAAGGTGGAACGCCCCCGCGGCACGACCACTTTCGAGATCGTGGAGGTCAGCTACCGCCCCCTCACGTGA
- the fsa gene encoding fructose-6-phosphate aldolase — protein MEIFIDSADLDEIRDVAAMGVVDGVTTNPSLIAKTGRPLKDVIVDICKIVDGPISAEVLATDYEGIVREGRELAKLHKNVVVKVPLIADGLKAVKTFTAEGIKTNVTLCFSVTQGLLAAKAGATYISPFVGRVDDISGDGMDLIEQLVTVYANYGLKTKVLAASIRHPRHVVECLMLGAHVGTLPRSVILQLVQHPLTDLGLAKFLEDAKKIPKS, from the coding sequence ATGGAGATTTTCATCGATTCGGCCGACCTCGACGAGATTCGCGATGTGGCTGCCATGGGCGTCGTCGACGGCGTCACCACCAACCCCTCGCTCATCGCCAAGACCGGGCGCCCGCTGAAGGATGTCATCGTCGACATCTGCAAGATCGTGGACGGGCCGATCAGCGCCGAGGTCCTCGCCACGGACTACGAGGGCATCGTGCGCGAGGGGCGCGAGCTCGCGAAGCTGCACAAGAACGTGGTCGTGAAGGTCCCGCTCATCGCGGATGGCCTCAAGGCCGTGAAGACCTTCACCGCAGAGGGCATCAAGACCAACGTCACGCTCTGCTTCAGCGTCACGCAGGGCCTGCTCGCGGCCAAGGCCGGCGCCACCTACATCAGCCCGTTCGTGGGCCGCGTGGACGACATCAGCGGCGACGGCATGGACCTCATCGAGCAGCTGGTCACCGTCTACGCCAACTACGGGCTCAAGACCAAGGTGCTGGCCGCCAGCATCCGTCACCCGCGCCACGTGGTCGAATGCTTGATGCTGGGCGCGCATGTGGGCACGCTCCCGCGCAGTGTCATCTTGCAGCTCGTGCAGCACCCCCTCACCGACCTCGGTCTCGCCAAGTTCCTCGAGGACGCCAAGAAGATCCCCAAGTCGTGA
- a CDS encoding NUDIX hydrolase: MTPDSPDQGWRAPHIHIEVVDDRSATARCDQGFLKLRRLQLRNRYEDGTASAPYPYDIVDRAALDAVVMVLHRSGPRGTEVCVRSSLRPPLGVRATSEDQYVSVLWEVPAGLIEPEEAAGVSVDGVLPGVLSCASRETLEETGYVVPEERFTALGRMTYLSPGVLAERLHYVAASLDGCQVGDPTLDGSPVEEGSALRFVTLTEAIAAVDAGHIQDAKTEVALRRFVAQQSQRA; this comes from the coding sequence ATGACCCCCGACTCGCCCGACCAGGGCTGGCGCGCCCCGCACATCCACATCGAGGTCGTCGACGACCGCAGCGCCACGGCGCGCTGCGACCAGGGCTTCCTCAAGCTGCGCCGCCTGCAGCTCCGCAACCGCTACGAAGACGGCACGGCCAGCGCGCCCTATCCGTACGACATCGTGGACCGCGCGGCCCTCGACGCGGTGGTGATGGTGCTGCACCGCAGCGGGCCACGCGGCACCGAGGTGTGCGTGCGCTCGTCGCTGCGGCCCCCCCTCGGCGTGCGCGCCACCAGCGAGGACCAGTACGTGTCCGTGCTGTGGGAGGTGCCCGCGGGCCTCATCGAGCCCGAAGAGGCCGCCGGCGTCAGCGTGGATGGCGTGCTCCCCGGCGTGCTGTCGTGCGCGTCCCGCGAGACGCTCGAAGAGACGGGCTACGTGGTCCCCGAAGAGCGCTTCACGGCCCTCGGGCGCATGACCTACCTCAGCCCCGGTGTGTTGGCCGAGCGCCTGCACTACGTGGCCGCGTCACTCGACGGCTGCCAAGTGGGCGACCCCACGCTGGACGGCTCGCCCGTCGAGGAAGGCAGCGCCCTGCGCTTCGTCACGCTCACCGAGGCCATCGCCGCCGTGGACGCCGGCCACATCCAAGACGCCAAGACCGAGGTGGCGCTGCGCCGCTTCGTGGCTCAGCAGAGCCAGCGCGCATGA
- a CDS encoding NAD(+)/NADH kinase, translating into MSAPRVLVIYKRTTFQRFRGGKSTRIQALLDQGHRSVASLLEAHEAHLATLERTKEVLKHLGVDARFRHSYTPEPDDAWDLVVTLGGDGTLLWASHLVGPETPMLAINSAPRTSVGYFCAGDSGQVGELIEAALAGDMRATKLSRMQVSVDGELVHTRVLNDVLFCHECPAATTRYLLKRGDLEESQMSSGLWAGPAAGSTAAVRSAGGRVLPIGSQKLQFVVREPYHRGDARLQLQKGVLAADEELTLVSLIREGQLYFDGANRVQAVDIGSEVTFSRSPETLHLLGLRGTRRPPSTEDDPGTSG; encoded by the coding sequence ATGAGCGCGCCGCGCGTCCTGGTCATCTACAAGCGCACCACCTTCCAGCGCTTTCGTGGGGGCAAGAGCACGCGCATTCAGGCCCTCCTCGACCAGGGCCACCGCAGCGTGGCCTCGCTGCTCGAGGCGCACGAGGCGCACCTGGCCACGCTCGAGCGCACCAAAGAAGTGCTCAAGCATCTGGGCGTCGACGCGCGCTTTCGGCACAGCTACACGCCCGAGCCGGACGACGCGTGGGACCTCGTGGTCACCCTGGGTGGCGACGGAACGCTGCTGTGGGCCTCGCACCTGGTGGGCCCCGAGACCCCCATGCTGGCCATCAACTCGGCGCCGCGCACCAGCGTGGGCTACTTCTGCGCGGGTGACTCCGGCCAGGTGGGCGAGCTCATCGAGGCGGCCCTCGCGGGAGACATGCGCGCCACCAAGCTGAGCCGCATGCAGGTCAGCGTGGACGGCGAGCTGGTGCACACGCGCGTGCTCAACGACGTGCTCTTCTGTCACGAGTGCCCGGCCGCCACCACGCGCTATCTGCTGAAGCGCGGAGACCTCGAGGAGTCACAGATGTCGAGCGGCCTGTGGGCGGGCCCGGCCGCGGGCTCCACGGCGGCGGTGCGCAGCGCGGGCGGGCGGGTGCTGCCCATCGGCTCGCAGAAGCTCCAGTTCGTGGTGCGCGAGCCCTACCACCGCGGCGACGCCCGCCTCCAGCTGCAGAAGGGCGTGCTGGCCGCCGACGAGGAGCTGACGCTGGTCAGCCTCATCCGCGAAGGCCAGCTCTACTTCGATGGCGCCAACCGCGTGCAGGCCGTGGACATCGGCTCCGAGGTCACGTTCTCGCGCTCGCCCGAGACGCTGCACTTGCTCGGCCTGCGTGGCACCCGCCGCCCGCCGTCGACGGAAGACGACCCCGGCACATCTGGCTGA
- a CDS encoding protein kinase, producing the protein MRSRLVTTLLSLTLLTGGAAMALALYAARTDAEELSAALLAQAGARTEAELQRFFEPTQALLATTHEWAAEGLLDVHDTAALNARFVPILRHSPSISSMLIATEAGDEYMLLLHPDGRFENRVVRVTDPAFGVTRNQRIEFDGSGNRVRERVEELPYDPRERPWFRGALSRPDAAHWTEPYTFRTTREPGITTSRVADAPGQRLIVAFDIKLLDLSRFTTSLRIRERGWVAVLLGHKVIGLPGPRSLEALQEQFADGLPAPEVLDVPALAELAGNEDGEPARVELGDETYVGVARSFELTPGTSLRVLSALAESDVLVSVHQQRNRLLVMLLVALLVALGASLLLSRSMQQLRPPPGLEGQQVGQYKLESRLGEGGMGTVYRASHAMLRRPTAIKLLREDRRRAKDLARFEREVQLTAQLTHPNTIAIYDYGLTPDGAFYYAMEYVEGVTLQALINAVGPLPSARVIHILQQVLGSLAEAHDVGLIHRDIKPANIMLCERGGVADVVKVLDFGLVKRLAPRDSEKDLSGTDNFAGTPLYLAPESVTNPKLLDARSDLYSVAAVGYFLLTGTPVFQGKTAVETITQHLKSAPETPSARLGRAIAADLERVLLMALAKAPEGRPESAREFAQMLETCTDAHAWRQQDSRTWWRTHGAVVQETAAGEAQTQTSQPPEALTVDMTRRTLNTDPD; encoded by the coding sequence GTGCGCTCCCGGCTCGTGACCACGCTGCTCTCGCTGACGCTCCTGACGGGGGGCGCGGCCATGGCCCTCGCGCTCTACGCGGCGCGCACGGACGCCGAAGAGCTGTCCGCGGCGCTCTTGGCGCAGGCGGGCGCGCGCACCGAGGCGGAGCTCCAGCGCTTCTTCGAGCCCACCCAGGCGCTGCTCGCCACCACGCACGAGTGGGCCGCCGAGGGGCTGCTGGACGTCCACGACACGGCCGCCCTCAACGCGCGCTTCGTCCCCATCCTGCGCCACTCGCCGTCCATCTCGTCCATGCTCATCGCCACGGAGGCGGGCGACGAGTACATGCTGCTGCTGCACCCCGACGGCCGCTTCGAGAACCGCGTGGTGCGCGTCACGGACCCGGCGTTCGGCGTCACCCGCAACCAGCGCATCGAGTTCGACGGAAGCGGCAACCGCGTTCGCGAGCGCGTCGAAGAGCTGCCCTATGACCCCCGCGAGCGGCCCTGGTTTCGCGGGGCCCTGTCGCGCCCCGACGCCGCGCACTGGACCGAGCCGTACACCTTCCGCACCACCCGCGAGCCCGGCATCACCACCAGCCGCGTGGCGGACGCGCCCGGCCAGCGCCTGATCGTGGCCTTCGACATCAAGCTGCTGGACCTCAGCCGCTTCACCACCAGCCTGCGTATCCGCGAGCGGGGCTGGGTCGCCGTGCTGCTCGGCCACAAGGTCATCGGACTCCCCGGGCCGCGCTCGCTCGAGGCGCTGCAGGAGCAGTTCGCCGACGGGCTGCCCGCGCCCGAGGTGCTGGACGTGCCCGCGCTGGCGGAGCTGGCGGGCAACGAAGACGGCGAGCCGGCGCGCGTGGAGCTGGGGGACGAGACCTACGTGGGTGTGGCCCGGAGCTTCGAGCTGACGCCCGGCACCAGCCTGCGCGTGCTCTCGGCGCTGGCCGAGTCGGACGTCCTGGTGAGCGTCCATCAACAGCGCAACCGCCTGCTCGTGATGCTGCTGGTGGCGCTCCTGGTGGCGCTCGGCGCCTCGCTGCTGCTCTCGCGCTCCATGCAGCAGCTGCGCCCACCGCCGGGTCTCGAGGGCCAGCAAGTGGGCCAGTACAAGCTCGAGTCACGCCTCGGCGAGGGCGGCATGGGCACCGTCTATCGGGCCAGCCACGCCATGCTGCGCCGCCCCACCGCCATCAAGCTGCTGCGCGAGGACCGCCGGCGCGCCAAGGACCTTGCCCGCTTCGAGCGCGAGGTGCAGCTCACGGCGCAGCTCACCCACCCCAACACCATCGCCATCTACGACTACGGCCTCACGCCGGACGGCGCGTTCTACTACGCCATGGAGTATGTGGAGGGCGTCACGCTGCAGGCGCTCATCAACGCGGTGGGCCCGCTGCCCTCGGCGCGCGTCATCCACATCCTCCAGCAGGTGCTGGGCTCGCTCGCGGAAGCCCACGACGTGGGCCTCATCCACCGCGACATCAAGCCCGCCAACATCATGCTGTGCGAGCGCGGCGGCGTGGCCGACGTGGTCAAGGTGCTGGACTTCGGGCTGGTGAAGCGCCTGGCCCCGCGCGACTCGGAGAAGGACCTCTCCGGCACCGACAACTTCGCCGGCACTCCGCTCTACCTGGCCCCCGAGTCGGTCACCAACCCGAAGCTGCTGGACGCGCGCAGCGACCTCTACTCGGTGGCCGCCGTGGGCTACTTCCTGCTCACGGGCACGCCCGTCTTCCAGGGCAAGACCGCGGTCGAGACCATCACCCAGCACCTCAAGTCGGCGCCCGAGACGCCCTCCGCGCGGCTCGGGCGTGCCATCGCGGCCGACCTCGAGCGCGTCTTGCTCATGGCGCTGGCCAAGGCTCCCGAGGGCCGCCCCGAGAGCGCGCGCGAGTTCGCGCAGATGCTCGAGACGTGCACCGATGCCCACGCGTGGCGCCAGCAGGACTCGCGCACGTGGTGGCGCACGCACGGGGCCGTGGTGCAGGAGACCGCTGCGGGTGAGGCGCAAACGCAGACCAGCCAGCCGCCCGAGGCGCTGACCGTGGACATGACGCGGCGCACGCTCAACACCGATCCGGACTGA